The genomic DNA catatttttgaattttcgtcattatcaacccatattcgacttactgctgagctagagtctcctctcagaataagttagggcaatagtccaccaagctgacccaatgcggattggcaaacttcacacacgtagagaattaagaaaaccccctGGTACGCAGCTTTCCttacgatgtctttccttcaccgtttgatacacgtgatatttaatttcttaaaatgcacacaagtcaTACTCTCGGTAATTGGTAGGAACATCgtcaaaatgtaaaatgtaataggGTTAAGAAAGTGTACACTGATTTAATAGTTGTTTGTAACACAATAAAAGATAAGAGAAACTAATTAACAATAACCTTGAGGTTGTGATAGAGCTTTGATCCGATGCACGAACTTTGCACGAACCTCCTCGTTACAGAACACAGACTCCCAGGGAGACTGTCACTAACATTGCATGCCGCGATGTTATCTTTGCATTACTTTTCAATTATCTATCTTGACAAAGTCATTTAACCTACTCGATTTATAGAATTTTAGTTAGGCAACCGTTGGAAATACTTTTGGAACTTTAGCGATACCTTCTGTCGATTACGTTTACGTAATTAATAAACGTAACTTTTTTAGGACTGAAACTGTGTTGCGCTTGAAACAATTGTCGttctttttctttatatctAGACTAGGTTTGATTTCTTACTCGGGCCATTACTTGAAGTATTTGTTGGGTATAGTAGTTGTTTAATCACTCTAAATTTACTTACACTTAGTGAAACTAAATCCAGGTATCCATTAGAATTATTCCACTCGTAAACATGATTTCTATGGGATATAGATAGATCCAAGGTCGTTCTAACGCCTCACGAgctttttgttttaatagtaGAGCTTTTAGATAAAAACATATTCTTCGAGGAAGTGATGTTCGAGCTATGATTATTTCTgagcattgctgtgttctaaTCTGAAggaattacaaatacaattacaaatacaaatacaaatacaaatacaattctttatttgctgatacagtttacaaggtcttaacaaataaatataatatgtactgtatcacgcccgattggcatgcaaaatattatattagttacatttacagtaaatattatgtcattccagaaattacttttaataatgaatagaagaacaatattaattaatttgaaaaaaagaaaatacaaataaaaaataaatgaatcaaaaatcaatttacatcatattgtcaaaagaataatattgtcaaataaataaagttaaaaattcatttatgtcataaaacgcattgtccaggagaaacctacgcagattatttttaaaactaattaaattgttctcctgtcttatacgctttggtaacttattatatattctaataatcatcatgcagatgctcttatttaggaaagcagtgtggtggggagGAAACCGAAATCTATCTCTGCAACGCTCACGATTATGCCTTTGAAATAATCTGTCGTTCGTTCTCAGAAATAATgcaatttcaaatatatatagggatgtcacagtaaatatctttaattttttgaaataggGTCTACAACTTTCCCTTTTCTGCAATCCACATATTGCTCTTATGCATCTTTTTTGTGCAACAAAGACATTTGTAGCTAGCGTTACCCCAGAAAACTATCCCATACCTCAGAATCGAAGCAACTTGGGCATGATATGCCACAAGTAaggttttattatcaactttctTGGAAAGCATAAATAACATGTAAGAAAGCTGATTTAACCTAGAACACACATATTCAGTATGCGTTTtccatgaaaaatgtttgtcaaTATTTAATCCTAAAAATTACAGGCAGCCGGTGTAGTTGCCGGCAACTAAACGTCTGTAATTCAGGCGGACGGACACGAGGCAGCGTGACTGTATGTGTTGTGGACGCGCTCGCATGTGCCGCGTGTGTGTTAGGTATCGGCGATGTGACACTTGCCATCAGGTAGACCAAAGTTTCTTGTCtgctataataaaacaatttatattcttATCATTATAAGACAGCCGTGATGACTCAGTGGATattacttctgccttcgattaagAGGGCGTAGGgcgttcgaatacggtccggggcatgcgccttcAACTTTTAAAGTAATGTGTAAAAGTAATGTGGATTTTAAATAtaacgtatctcaaacggtgaaggaaacacaccgtaaggaaacctgcatacctaagaattttcttaattctctacgtgtgtgaagtttaccaATCACCTCTCTCTATCTGAAAGTAGacttgagcttagcagtgagtcgGAAATGGTTGCTAATGATGCTGGTCTATGTGTTCGAGGACATAAATACTCTTTCACTATTCTATCTACAGCTTACAACAAGACTAGACCTTACCGAGAGAGAGGATGTGAAGCTTACCTACCCTACACCCTCCCACTGCTTATATTTCACTTTATAACTGCTGTTAGATGTTAATGAAATGACGGACGTATTATAACATCTTAACTCGGAGTCGAGAACGTTTTGAattaaagaaaagctcaatatttcatagcccgacacaggactcgaacccagaggCACGCAGTACGATGGCACAAGCACCACTGAATCAATAGGCAGTTGgagattatattattgttattatacagATGGTTTTAGTAATAATCACGATTCTAACAGAGGGTTCTGTACCTATCGAATAAGCTTTCCTAAGCTCAGAGGAAAATTACATAGTTTATTACTCGTATATCATTTAGTTATCTTTCCAGTACCGTAACTCATTATGGATAACTGAGCGATGGATTCAGTTTAACGTGCTGAACTGAACATTTAACGTAACAACGGTTACGTGCAACTTCAACAATATTCCAGGAATCGAACCCGCAGCTACCGGTAAAGCTTTGTCGAAAGGAAATATTCGTTCGTGCCGACGTCGCCGCCTGGCGGAAAAGCCGCGTAACATTACATCAGGGGGAGGGTGAATACCCAATCAAATGTTTACGTATCGATTATATTACTGTACGATATCTTTGGCTAGAAACAACTTTTGTAGGTACCTCTGTAGCGACACATCATGAGTGTAGAGATACTCTACCACTGTCATAACAATATGTCATCaagttaattatcattatttactaacaagtttttatttaacttgctctGTTATAATGCCTctatgtgtgtaagtatgtaggCAAATCTTAAGAAATGTATCACTTTGATAAGCTGAGGGCTTAGAAATTGTGAATGAATGTTGAATTCTGATGGCAATAACATGCAAATGTGAGAAATTTTCTCAACATGAGAGTATTTTTAAAGAGCATTTCTATACCAATGTAAGAACGTTTATGTCTGCCTGTAATGTTTATGTCGGAGCTTCTAAACGAATGGACCATTTAAGATGgggttttttttagtttgaaaaCTGACGTCAATGAGATGGTTCTAGATCCGATGACTCGATCCGTAGAAATTACGTTTTTATATTGTGCCGAACAAGATCTGACATAAAACTTATTCTAATTCAATGAACgaatgaattttcataatttttaattttagcatgTGATAGATTGTTTTTAAATGATtccaattattaaaatatatttttagttaccGGTCTCAGGACTCAAACCCGCGACCAGTCGAGCTACCTGCGCGCTATCTCCGGTGGCGCGGTCCGTCCCTTGTTGTCGCCGCAACCTTCTCGGATGCGCTACATCGGCGCATCGCGCGGCCGTGATGCCTTTTTCAGTGCAGGCATTCTACGCTGGGCTGCTATATAACCATCTGCACAACTCTCAGCTGCACAGTCCATCGACACCTGCCCGTCGACTCACTCAGACACACTATCATTTATTATATTCCAAACAAATATGAAACTGGTGAGTGTTTTGTGGTTTCATATTCCTAAACTCAttccataaatattatatacgttTTCGGGAGCAATCTGTCATCATCTATCATATTTGTATCAAATAGCTGTGGCCTGCAGCTTCTCCTGCGTTTACCATTCCAGTCTAGACAAATCTTATCAGGATAAAAAGCAGCCCTTGTAACATCAACATCACCAGATCATAGTAGTCTATTTGTCCCGAATTTAATTCAAATCCTTTCAGCCATTCTGGAGTTATAGTTATCtgctataactccagaatgGCTGAAAggattgaattaaattttataactaaCCCGGATTTGTACATACGTACTTGTATAGGAAAAACTAATCTACTAGATAACAAGGAATATCACGTCAACTcagcaataaataattacacaactcGTTGTCGATCAACTGTTTATCTCATCGCACAAACCTACAAAATTCGAGCATTTGCGCACTTCAGTCAAATTCGTTATCGTACAAAAACTTTTCATCATTATTGTTTTCCTGAAAATGTACCTGTCGCGCTTTACTACTTTTTCATGtctatttgtgaaaaatcgattttaataataaatctatcaattattattaattaaataatagtataaaatgtatagATATTACGTAGCATTTACATTAATATCtcttcaatatttataatttatagctactaaacaaatatttaagagTTTTCAGCTttcttcatacaaaataaactgtaaaattaataattgtaagttaatGTAACATTCTATTTCATTGTTTTTCTTCATACAATCAGCTTTTCAATCACCAGCGGTAGAGTCGCTACTCACTGACAGActtttctttactaataataaaatatgtatttcatataattttattgaaattccgggaatctaaattaaatattattaacgaaAAAATAAGACTAAATATGAATATGTGCGATTTTATTGATacgattatgtacctactaataaaaatatctttatggAGAATAAATCAAGCATAGAATAttgaattacaaaatttcacataAACTTACAAAAGTACCTTTCAGTCAGTAAAATGTTGTTGTTGGTGCCGAATACATCAGCCACTAATCCGGCGCACCGTTACAGCAACACTTGAAGTCGACTTCTACACAAAAAGATCAATTTCTATTATATTCCGCGTCCCGCTAAATGCCAATTTACACACAGACATACGTAACGTATTACTAAACgtgatctataataataataatataatgtaaccGACGTGTTTACCTGCGAGCCATTTTACGAAAGCAGCAACAGATAGTGCGCAGTGATGCACCGCCGCAGCCTTCACCGCGAGACCTTTGCCGGGAAATGGATCACCTCTAATGGTTTCGTGAACGGTACACTTGCGAGTAGTTACATGTAACTACTATTTGCTTTTTTTAGGaaatcaaatttaattattttgaaattttaagtCATGAAAAGCTTAAAAGTTGTACACAGAAATAACAGATAATCTAGATCTATATCCCTAACGAAGCTCTTTACAAAGAGAGTGACGCTGCTACGTCTATGGTTTTCGTGATCTACATTGGACATGAACAGAGAATTTGAGAGACTTATAAATTTTTTCTGTTTCTTAACAACCGACATATAACTAGATTTAATATAGTCTGTCGTATTGTTTCAGTTGGTAGTTGCCGCGGTGCTCGGGGTGTGCTCGGCGGCACGCCTGGACAACGCCTACCTGCCGCCCAGAGGAGGGGCGGGCGCGGGCTACGGCGGCGGCGCCGGCGTCGGCGGCTTCAACGGACCCAACTTCGGTAGAGGAGGCGCGGGAAACTCGGCCTTCGGAAGCTCGGGGAGCTCCGGCTTCGGCGGTGGCGCCGGGTTCGGGGGAGCGGCCGCCGGGGGCGGCGCCGGGGCAGGCGCGGGCGCCTACCAAGGAAACTTCGGGGGCAGGAGTAACCCCGCCGACGCCAACGCGCAGATCCTGCGGTACAACAACGAGGTGACGGCGGAGGGCTTCGCCTACGACTTCGAGACGTCCAACGGCATCCGCGCCGACGCGTCGGGCGTCGCCACCAACGGCGTGCAGGCGCAAGGCTCGTTCTCGTACAAGGGCGACGACGGGCAGGACTACAGCATCACGTACACGGCCGACGAGAACGGCTACCAGCCGCGCGGCGCGCACCTGCCCACGCCGCCGCCCATCCCCGACGAGATTCTCAAGTCGCTGGAGCAGAACGCGCGCGACGAGGCCGCCGGCATCGTCGACGACGGTGAGTCCTCCACACCTGCTCGGTTAAGTCCCAACCaaacattgaaatatttatacCGAAACAGAAACTACTTGTTCCAACTACGAACTAGTCCAGTGTTTGACATTATGCGTAAACAACATTTCTAAGGTCTATTGCTTTGAAACAtcgtaattaaaatgtatatgttACCAACTAGGTCAAGCAAGTATTGTtcacacgtttttttttcacGGTAACATTTTCGCTGTGTCTGTGTTCAATCGAAAAAAATTCTTCTTCTTGAAAGAACCTCGTAATATATTAAGGAGAGAATTTCCATAGCAGACACGTGTTCACTGGCTAAAAAAGATCTCCCTCGTTTGTCGCTACGTCTCCTCCAGTAGGTACTCACGCACGTGAAGTGATTCGCTGACATGACTCCATGTGGCATCATCTCACGCCAATACACAATATTGAATGTAACTATTTGAACTCATCaatcatattttataatcaacGTCTTGTCATATATATTATGTGGTCTGGTCTATAACATCAATCATTGAAATGATCAAATAAACAACACAAAATACTTAACGAATACAGAGCTgaatagatttaaattaaaaattagtttcGTTATTAGTTTTCGCCTGACATTGCACTAGCGTAAACATAATACACGTTTTGTCGAAACTCACTCAAACCAAGTAAAAGATGAATGTTTACACATTAAAAAGATACATTGAACATACCTACATCTTTAATagataaaaaagtatattttatttgttattatataacGTCCATAAAACAGGATTATTTA from Bicyclus anynana chromosome 20, ilBicAnyn1.1, whole genome shotgun sequence includes the following:
- the LOC112050488 gene encoding pupal cuticle protein 36-like, which encodes MKLLVVAAVLGVCSAARLDNAYLPPRGGAGAGYGGGAGVGGFNGPNFGRGGAGNSAFGSSGSSGFGGGAGFGGAAAGGGAGAGAGAYQGNFGGRSNPADANAQILRYNNEVTAEGFAYDFETSNGIRADASGVATNGVQAQGSFSYKGDDGQDYSITYTADENGYQPRGAHLPTPPPIPDEILKSLEQNARDEAAGIVDDGSYRGEGAAGAGSGSGYSGAGSGSGYSGAGSGSGYSGARGFGGSTGSAFGGSSGGSAFGGSTGFGSSSSFGNAASRQYLAPNAGRGSGNGNFNSQTGYRY